CAGCTTCGACGATGTCGCCGAATACGACGTGCCGGCGATTCTCGATGCGGTCAGGCAGCGTAGCGGGCAGGCCGCGCCGGCCTGGATCGGCCACTCCGGCGGCGGACTGATCGCCTCCATGTGGGCCGCGCGTAACCCACGGCTGGCCGAGCGGCGCCTGCGCGCGATGGTTCTGCTGGGTTCCCAGGCTACCGCCGCCGGAACCAGTCTTCGCCATCGCCTGTCTATCCAGGCGTTCGACTGGGTCCTGCGCTGGCAGCGTATCGCCCCAAGCCGACCGAAGAACGTAGGGCCGGAAGCGGAAAGCGCACGGCTGATGCGCCAGTGGTGCCAATGGAACCTGCGCCGGCGCTTCGACTCGCTGGACGGCTTCGACTATCTGGCCGGGCTTGCCGGCATCGCCATCCCGGTACTGGGCCTGGCCGGCAGCGGAGACCGCTTCATCGCACCGCAGGCGGGTTGCCGGGCACTGGTGGAAGCCTTCGCCACGCCGCAGGCGCAATGGCTGCTATGCGGGCAGGCGAACGGCTTCCGCGAGGACTACAGCCACAACCGCCTGCTGCTCTCGCGCAACGCCAGCCTGGAAATCTGGCCGCGCATCGCCCAGTGGCTGGCAAGCAACTGAGCCGGACCCCAGGCATGCGGTATGGGGACAGCGCAGCCATACCCATGCCGTCTGCGCACCGAATCGATGGGTATCGCAGGCCCGCCTACGGGTACGGAACGGCCAGCCCGAGCGGGTACGCGGCGCATTCGCGGGAGCGGGCTTCGCTCACGCTCGAGCAGCCCAGCGCAACAGCGCTTCAGGGGTATCGACGTCGCGCAGCACGCCAGCGTCGTCGACCTGGAGCGACACGCAACGCTCCCGATGCACCGCCACCACGGCGCGAGCGCCCTCGTCGCCGCGCAGGTCGGCGAGCCTGGGCCAGAAGTCCCGACCAAACAGTACCGGGTGGCCGCGCTGGCCGTCGTAGAGGGGAAAGAGGATGGTCGAGGCGCTTGCAGCATCGGCCAGTTGCCGCAACGTGGACGGCGCGATCCACGGCATGTCGCCGAGCAGTACGGCCACCGCGCGGGCATCGCTGTCGCACAGCGAAGCGGCACCCGCCGCCAGGCTGTGGCCCATGCCTAACGCCGCGTCCGGGCTGTGGATAACGCGGCAGCCGGCGGGCAGACCGAAGTCCTCGGCCCGCTCGCCGACGCGCAGGATCACCCGTACCTCGCCAAACGCTTCCAGCGCACGCTCGACGCTGCGCGCAAGCAGCGTCGAGCCCTCCAGCCCGGCGCGGCGCTTGTCGGTGCCGAAGCGCCTGCCCTGGCCGGCGGCAAGAACCAGCGCAACGATCATCACAGATGCTCGCGAGCGATGCCGCTGCGGGTACGAAGAATGTCGGCGAGTACCGCCAGGGCGATCTCCGCCGGCGTCTTGCTGCCCAGGTTCAGGCCGATCGGCGCATGGATGCGCGCCAGTTCGGTTTCGTTCAAGCCGCCGATACGGCTCAACCGCTCACGACGCTTCTGCGATGTGGTACGCGAACCCATCACACCGATGTAGAAGGCTTCGGTGCGCACGGCTTCGAGCATCGCCAGGTCGTCGATCTTCGGATCGTGGGTCAGCGCCACCACCGCCGTATCGGCATGGCAGCCGCCGTTGGCGATGAAGATCGACGGCAGCTCGCGGCGGATCTCGATGCCATCGAGCACCACGCCATCCAGCGCCTCTTCACGCGGGTCGCAGAGGATGACCTCGAAGCCCAGCCCCTTGCCGAACTCCGCACAGAAATGCGCAACGCTGGAGTACCCCGCCAGCAGCAGGCGCTGGGCGGCACCAACGCGCAGGTGCACGCTGGCCGCATCGCGTTCCACACGCGGACCGTGGCTATGGTCGTCGCTAAGGCGGCGCGCGCCGTCGGCCAGGCTCACCTCGCGCAGCAGGCGGCGCTGACCGAGCAGCGCCGACTCCAGCTCGCGCAGATGCGCCTGCACGTCGCAGTCCGACGGCAGGTTTTCCACCAGCACGTCGAGAATGCCGCCGCAGGGCAGCCGGATGTTCGAACGCGTGTCGCTGCCATCGCCATACCGCACGACGACCACCGGTTCGGCGAACTCGCCATCGGCGACACGCTCCAGGAAGTCATCCTCGA
The Pseudomonas triclosanedens DNA segment above includes these coding regions:
- a CDS encoding XdhC family protein, encoding MQHLDLQVVRQALKWSVAGQRVWLCTVLFTYGSAPRAPGSLLAVNDSGQWVGSLSGGCVEDDFLERVADGEFAEPVVVVRYGDGSDTRSNIRLPCGGILDVLVENLPSDCDVQAHLRELESALLGQRRLLREVSLADGARRLSDDHSHGPRVERDAASVHLRVGAAQRLLLAGYSSVAHFCAEFGKGLGFEVILCDPREEALDGVVLDGIEIRRELPSIFIANGGCHADTAVVALTHDPKIDDLAMLEAVRTEAFYIGVMGSRTTSQKRRERLSRIGGLNETELARIHAPIGLNLGSKTPAEIALAVLADILRTRSGIAREHL
- a CDS encoding alpha/beta fold hydrolase; translation: MTAAEPALPAPELIRTVDGINLALRRIGPENGPPVILTHGTFSNHRSCLGLANYLGAQGFACWLFDWRGHGDSERNDFLHSFDDVAEYDVPAILDAVRQRSGQAAPAWIGHSGGGLIASMWAARNPRLAERRLRAMVLLGSQATAAGTSLRHRLSIQAFDWVLRWQRIAPSRPKNVGPEAESARLMRQWCQWNLRRRFDSLDGFDYLAGLAGIAIPVLGLAGSGDRFIAPQAGCRALVEAFATPQAQWLLCGQANGFREDYSHNRLLLSRNASLEIWPRIAQWLASN
- a CDS encoding nucleotidyltransferase family protein — its product is MMIVALVLAAGQGRRFGTDKRRAGLEGSTLLARSVERALEAFGEVRVILRVGERAEDFGLPAGCRVIHSPDAALGMGHSLAAGAASLCDSDARAVAVLLGDMPWIAPSTLRQLADAASASTILFPLYDGQRGHPVLFGRDFWPRLADLRGDEGARAVVAVHRERCVSLQVDDAGVLRDVDTPEALLRWAARA